A window from Thermoanaerobaculia bacterium encodes these proteins:
- a CDS encoding ABC transporter permease translates to MAINARKVRAIIKREYVEHIRKKAFWIFTILMPVIWLVFIGVSILTQSRLSGKKRIAVIDPSGRYFRPLEEEIASGKHRDRIALVLRTPGPGGVEALKEELKKDIASTDDARKIDGFIVLDPDSVSGGKIEYWAASISDIVFQEMIERDLNRAFLRTRLAERGLSPEVIRQAQATVSLEAKSTNPKSTVGFWISYIFMFFLFFTLIQYGMYNLRGVIEEKSNRVVEIVISSVRPTELMLGKIIGIGLVGLTQYAIWSVLAMNMALLSGTGIAAMLPGGSIPTIPLSVVAYFVLYFLLGYFFYASVYTAIGAPFNTEQEAQQLAMFPTWIMVVPMMFWWTIVNNPNSTFATVLSFIPLMTPIVMFMRVTLIPVPAWQIAASIALMLGSIVGMAWLAGKIYRVGILMYGKKPTVPEILRWMRRSEGVPPAFEPSPGESTGS, encoded by the coding sequence ATGGCGATCAACGCCCGAAAGGTCCGCGCGATCATCAAGCGCGAATACGTGGAACACATCCGCAAGAAGGCATTCTGGATCTTCACGATCCTGATGCCCGTGATCTGGCTCGTGTTCATCGGAGTCTCGATCCTCACGCAGTCGCGTCTCTCCGGGAAGAAGCGGATCGCGGTGATCGACCCCTCCGGTCGCTATTTCCGGCCGCTCGAGGAGGAGATCGCGTCGGGAAAGCATCGCGATCGAATCGCCCTCGTTCTTCGGACCCCCGGGCCCGGCGGAGTCGAGGCGCTGAAGGAGGAGCTCAAGAAGGACATCGCCTCGACCGACGACGCGCGGAAGATCGACGGCTTCATCGTCCTCGATCCCGATTCGGTCTCCGGAGGGAAGATCGAGTACTGGGCGGCCTCGATCTCCGACATCGTCTTCCAGGAGATGATCGAGCGCGACCTGAATCGCGCGTTCCTCCGGACGCGGCTCGCCGAGCGGGGGCTCTCCCCGGAGGTGATCCGGCAGGCCCAGGCGACCGTCTCGCTCGAAGCGAAGAGCACGAATCCCAAGTCGACCGTCGGGTTCTGGATCTCCTACATCTTCATGTTCTTCCTCTTCTTCACGCTGATCCAGTACGGGATGTACAACCTCCGCGGCGTGATCGAAGAGAAATCCAACCGCGTGGTGGAGATCGTGATCTCCTCCGTGCGCCCGACCGAGCTGATGCTCGGGAAGATCATCGGCATCGGGCTCGTCGGACTGACGCAATACGCGATCTGGTCCGTCCTCGCGATGAACATGGCCCTGCTGTCCGGAACCGGGATCGCGGCGATGCTGCCCGGCGGCAGCATCCCGACGATCCCGCTCTCGGTCGTCGCCTACTTCGTCCTCTACTTCCTCCTGGGATACTTCTTCTACGCCTCGGTGTACACGGCGATCGGCGCTCCCTTCAACACGGAACAGGAGGCCCAGCAGCTCGCGATGTTCCCGACGTGGATCATGGTCGTCCCGATGATGTTCTGGTGGACGATCGTCAACAATCCGAACTCCACGTTCGCGACGGTGCTCTCGTTCATCCCGCTCATGACGCCGATCGTGATGTTCATGCGCGTCACGCTGATCCCGGTTCCCGCCTGGCAGATCGCCGCGTCGATCGCGCTGATGCTCGGATCGATCGTCGGCATGGCCTGGCTCGCGGGAAAGATCTACCGCGTCGGGATCCTCATGTACGGGAAGAAACCCACGGTCCCCGAGATCCTGCGCTGGATGCGGCGATCGGAGGGGGTGCCGCCGGCATTCGAACCGTCGCCCGGAGAATCCACCGGCTCCTGA